One Natator depressus isolate rNatDep1 chromosome 3, rNatDep2.hap1, whole genome shotgun sequence DNA segment encodes these proteins:
- the TLR5 gene encoding toll-like receptor 5: MPHGPLVAPFLSSSSSCGAGAQSNHCKQILYLRITMLHHLVFLLGMSLVAKEIFATSCCSQGLNALCYFCNLTEVPPVLSDTVALLLSFNKIRQVNASSFPLLEQLQILEIGTQFVFPVTIGKAAFRNLPNLRLLDLGDNKILHLDPDAFVELSNVHTLRLYHNSLEESILEEDYLRDMISLEYLDLSGNKIKSLRPHRLFYHLKSLQIVDLKNNRISSLCEGNLDSFQGKFFILFILNSNKLYYSISMDWAKCGNPFKNIALDTLDLGGNGWGVDIMQHFCTAVNGTSIVFLKLSYHIMGPGFGFKNLQDPDQDTFAGLARSSVRLLDISHGSIFSLNPYVFQSLGDLELLNLHNNKINQIQKQAFFGLGNLGTLNLSYNILGELYDYTFEGLQNVMHIDLQQNHIGVIAGNSFRDLRRLKMVDLRDNAIKTLPSFPAMFTLHLSDNKLVSVGNQRISATFLNLERNRLDNLGDLYILLQVPDVQYLLLRKNRLSYCVKSVDVIENNQLVYLDLGENMLKLVWDRGLCLDVFRALSKLEVLHLNNNYLTTLPQDIFSGLTSLNRLNLASNQLSYLSPGVFPESLKTLNMSENQLLSPALELFMTLSVLDITNNRFFCDCTLNTWTAWLNQTNVTLAGSENDTYCVLPPVFTRVPLSSVALDSCNEDELQKPLQFSLFIFTSVTLIMFLTVVIIFSHFRGTCFVWYKTIKGALLKERKQAIDKSAYKYDAYLCYSSRDFEWVQNSLLKHLDSQYSEKNRFTLCFEERDFLPGEEQITNIRDAIWNSRKTICIVTRQFLKDGWCVEAFNFAQSRYFCDLKEVLIMVVVGSLSQYQLMKYKPIRVFVQRSQYMQWPEDHQDIDWFLNNLSHQILKEKKVKKKSSVIEMQTVRTIS; this comes from the coding sequence CATCACAATGTTACATCATCTAGTATTTCTCTTAGGAATGTCGCTGGTAGCCAAAGAAATATTTGCTACAAGCTGCTGTTCCCAAGGCCTAAATGCTTTATGTTATTTTTGTAACCTCACCGAGGTTCCACCTGTGCTCAGTGATACAGTTGCACTCCTGCTAAGTTTCAACAAAATCAGGCAAGTGAATGCATCCTCTTTCCCTCTGCTGGAACAGTTGCAGATTTTGGAAATTGGAACCCAGTTTGTCTTTCCTGTTACCATAGGGAAAGCAGCTTTTAGGAACCTGCCAAACCTTCGACTCTTAGATTTAGGAGACAATAAGATACTTCATCTGGATCCTGATGCTTTTGTGGAGTTGTCAAATGTACATACACTCCGGCTATATCACAACAGTCTTGAGGAGTCCATTCTGGAAGAAGACTATCTTCGAGATATGATCTCCTTAGAATATTTGGATCTTTCTGGAAACAAGATCAAAAGCCTTCGCCCTCATCGCTTATTTTACCATCTAAAATCCTTGCAAATTGTGGACCTGAAAAACAACAGGATATCCAGCTTATGTGAAGGAAACCTTGATAGCTTCCAGGGAAAATTCTTCATACTGTTTATTCTTAATTCTAATAAGTTATATTACTCAATTTCTATGGACTGGGCCAAGTGTGGAAATCCTTTCAAAAACATAGCCCTGGACACCCTGGATCTTGGCGGTAATGGCTGGGGTGTAGATATAATGCAACACTTCTGCACAGCTGTGAATGGGACTTCAATTGTTTTTCTGAAGCTTAGCTATCACATAATGGGTCCAGGATTTGGCTTTAAGAACCTCCAAGATCCAGACCAAGATACATTTGCAGGGCTAGCAAGAAGTAGCGTTCGCTTACTGGATATTTCACATGGTTCTATTTTCTCTCTCAATCCTTATGTATTTCAGAGCCTTGGTGATCTGGAATTGCTGAATCTTCACAATAACAAGATAAATCAGATccaaaagcaagcattttttggCCTGGGAAACCTAGGAACTCTCAACCTGTCATATAACATTCTGGGGGAGCTGTACGATTACACTTTTGAGGGGCTTCAGAATGTGATGCATATTGATTTGCAACAAAATCATATTGGAGTAATTGCTGGGAATTCGTTCAGGGATTTAAGAAGGTTAAAGATGGTGGATCTCCGGGACAATGCCATTAAAACTCTCCCTTCTTTCCCAGCCATGTTCACTCTTCATTTAAGTGACAATAAGTTAGTATCTGTAGGTAACCAGAGAATAAGTGCAACATTCCTTAACTTGGAAAGAAACAGATTGGACAATCTGGGTGATCTTTATATTCTTTTACAAGTTCCAGATGTGCAGTATCTCTTGTTAAGAAAAAATCGTTTGTCTTACTGTGTTAAAAGTGTTGATGTTATAGAAAATAACCAGTTAGTCTACTTGGATCTAGGAGAAAACATGTTAAAGCTTGTGTGGGACAGAGGTTTATGTTTGGATGTGTTCAGGGCACTTTCCAAACTAGAGGTGCTCCACCTGAATAACAACTACCTTACTACCCTTCCACAGGATATTTTTAGTGGTCTAACATCATTAAACCGACTTAACCTAGCCTCCAACCAGTTGTCTTATCTTTCTCCTGGTGTTTTCCCTGAGAGCCTAAAGACACTGAATATGTCTGAAAACCAACTTCTTTCACCTGCCCTTGAGCTCTTCATGACTTTGAGTGTCCTGGATATAACAAATAACAGGTTTTTCTGTGATTGCACTTTAAACACCTGGACAGCATGGTTAAATCAAACCAATGTGACCTTAGCTGGCTCAGAAAATGACACATACTGTGTACTCCCACCGGTTTTCACCAGGGTTCCACTTTCTTCAGTGGCACTTGATAGCTGTAATGAAGACGAACTCCAGAAGCCTCTACAGTTCTCACTGTTCATTTTCACGTCAGTCACTCTGATAATGTTCCTAACAGTAGTCATTATTTTTAGTCACTTTCGGGGGACTTGTTTTGTCTGGTATAAGACCATCAAAGGTGCTCTGCTAAAAGAACGTAAGCAAGCAATAGATAAAAGTGCATATAAATATGATGCCTATTTATGCTACAGCAGCAGAGACTTTGAGTGGGTCCAAAATTCATTGCTAAAGCACCTGGACTCTCAGTATTCTGAGAAAAACAGATTTACTTTGTGCTTTGAAGAGAGAGATTTCCTGCCTGGGGAGGAACAAATCACCAACATCCGTGATGCCATTTGGAACAGCAGGAAGACTATTTGCATTGTGACAAGGCAGTTCCTCAAGGATGGGTGGTGCGTGGAAGCCTTTAATTTTGCCCAGAGCAGATACTTTTGTGACCTGAAAGAAGTCCTCATTATGGTTGTGGTTGGGTCACTTTCTCAGTATCAGTTGATGAAATACAAACCGATTAGAGTCTTTGTGCAAAGGAGTCAGTACATGCAGTGGCCTGAAGACCATCAAGATATAGACTGGTTTTTAAATAACCTTTCTCACcaaattctgaaagaaaaaaaagtgaaaaagaaaTCCAGTGTTATAGAAATGCAAACTGTAAGGACAATCTCGTAG